The Streptomyces sp. NBC_00659 genomic interval AATGTGCTGATCACCCGGTTCTTCGCGGACGACGGGGTCGGGGAGATCCAGGACTTCATGCCGGTCGTCGACGACTCGCGCGAGGCCGGCCGCCACCGCCTGATCCGCCGTGTGGTGTGTGTCCGCGGCACCCTGCCCTTTCGCGCGCGCGTCGCCCCCCGCTTCGCCTACGGGACGGTCCCGCACACCGTGCACGTCGAATCCGGCCAGGCCGTCTTCACCACACCCGCGCTCAAGCTGGCCCTGACGTCCACGGTGCCGCTCGAGGCCGCGGGGCAGGACGTGTGGTCGCTGTTCAAGCTGCACGAGGGTGAGTCCGCGGTCTTCGCCCTCGACCGGATCACCGACGAGGTGGCTCCGCGCTTCTGCGCCGTGACGGAGGCCGAACGGGACTTCAAGGCCACCGTGCGCTACTGGCGGCACTGGCTGTCGCAGTCGCGCTACCGGGGCAGGTGGCGGGAGATGGTGCACCGTTCCGCCCTCACACTGAAACTGCTCACGTACGCCCCCACCGGCGCCATCATCGCCGCGCCGACCACCAGCCTGCCCGAGCGGATCGGCGGTGAGCGCAACTGGGACTACCGCTACGTGTGGATCCGCGACGCCGCGTTCTGTGTGTACGCGCTGCTGCGCCTGGGCTTCACCGACGAGGCCGAGGCCTTCATGGGTTTCCTGTCCGAGCACGTCCAGGGCGGCGTACCGGAGAACGTCGGCCCCGACGGCCCGCTACAGATCATGTACGGCATCGACGGGCGCCGTGACCTGCCCGAACGCGAGCTGACCCACCTCGAGGGCTATCGCGGATCCGCGCCCGTACGCGTCGGCAACGGCGCCGTCGGCCAGCTCCAGCTCGACATCTACGGCGCCCTCGTCGACTGCCTCTACCTCTACGACAAGTGGGGGCAGCCCCTCTCCAGCGCGCACTGGGACAACATCCGCGGACTGGTCGACTGGGTGTGCGCGAACTGGGACCAGCCCGACGAGGGAGTGTGGGAGACCCGCGGAGGCCGTAAGCCCTTCCTCTACTCCCGCGTCATGTGCTGGGTGGCCATCGAACGTGCCATGCGGCTGGCCCGGCACCGTGGCCTGCCCGCCGACGTGCTGCGCTGGGGCGACGCCCGCGACACGATCTACCAGCGGATCATGAGCAAGGGCTGGTCCACCCGACGCAACGCCTTCACCCAGTGCGAGAACAGCGACATCCTCGACGCGTCG includes:
- a CDS encoding glycoside hydrolase family 15 protein — encoded protein: MASTADMNSGVGADGGTHGAPGGPYGTGTPRYLPIADHGLIGDLRSAALVGTDGTIDWYCCARFDAPSVFASILDADRGGRFELAADVPARTKQFYFPDTNVLITRFFADDGVGEIQDFMPVVDDSREAGRHRLIRRVVCVRGTLPFRARVAPRFAYGTVPHTVHVESGQAVFTTPALKLALTSTVPLEAAGQDVWSLFKLHEGESAVFALDRITDEVAPRFCAVTEAERDFKATVRYWRHWLSQSRYRGRWREMVHRSALTLKLLTYAPTGAIIAAPTTSLPERIGGERNWDYRYVWIRDAAFCVYALLRLGFTDEAEAFMGFLSEHVQGGVPENVGPDGPLQIMYGIDGRRDLPERELTHLEGYRGSAPVRVGNGAVGQLQLDIYGALVDCLYLYDKWGQPLSSAHWDNIRGLVDWVCANWDQPDEGVWETRGGRKPFLYSRVMCWVAIERAMRLARHRGLPADVLRWGDARDTIYQRIMSKGWSTRRNAFTQCENSDILDASLLMMPLGKFISPTDPKWLATLDALGEDLVSDSLVYRYDPQTSPDGLQGEEGTFSICSFWYVEALTRAGRLDEARLAFEKMLTYANHLGLYAEEIGHTGEQCGNFPQAFTHLALISAAFNLDRRLG